The following coding sequences are from one Thermoleophilia bacterium window:
- a CDS encoding redoxin domain-containing protein, producing the protein MIEVGASAPDFTLPDHTGHEVSLSDFVGKRLMLAFYPLDFSPTCSDQLSSYRGITPQLEEAGVTLVGVSVDSAFAHKAFRDSLGVETTLLADFEPKGAVAHAYGAYLGDAGHSNRSLVLIDADGNVEWVYETDAPLDIPPPSAILAAI; encoded by the coding sequence TTGATCGAAGTCGGAGCCAGCGCTCCTGACTTCACCCTGCCGGACCACACCGGCCACGAAGTTTCACTCTCGGATTTTGTCGGCAAGCGCCTCATGCTCGCCTTCTACCCGCTCGACTTCAGCCCGACCTGCAGCGACCAGCTGTCCTCCTACCGGGGGATCACGCCGCAGCTCGAAGAGGCTGGGGTGACCCTGGTCGGCGTGAGCGTCGACTCCGCCTTCGCGCACAAGGCCTTCAGGGACAGCCTCGGCGTCGAAACGACCCTCCTGGCCGACTTCGAGCCGAAAGGCGCCGTGGCGCACGCGTATGGCGCATATCTCGGCGATGCGGGCCACTCGAACCGTTCATTGGTGTTGATTGACGCTGACGGCAACGTGGAGTGGGTCTACGAGACCGATGCTCCGCTGGATATACCGCCGCCCTCGGCCATCCTCGCAGCCATTTAG
- the rpsO gene encoding 30S ribosomal protein S15 → MTLTKDYKAEVIGKYGQKDGDTGSTEVQVALLTERINDLTGHLREHSKDHHSRRGLLMMVGKRRRLLRYLERTDVDRYRALVAELGLRH, encoded by the coding sequence ATGACTCTCACTAAAGATTACAAAGCCGAAGTAATCGGCAAGTACGGCCAGAAGGATGGCGATACCGGCTCGACCGAAGTTCAGGTCGCGCTGCTCACCGAGCGCATCAACGACCTCACCGGTCACCTGCGTGAGCACAGCAAGGATCACCATTCCCGCCGAGGCCTGCTGATGATGGTCGGCAAGCGCCGCCGCCTGCTGCGGTACCTCGAGCGCACCGACGTCGACCGTTACCGCGCCCTGGTCGCTGAACTCGGCCTCAGGCATTGA
- the ribF gene encoding riboflavin biosynthesis protein RibF: protein MKVTALADAEHRPRHIAIGTFDGVHVGHRAVIEDADTVLTFDPHPLEVLHPPAAPKLLMPFGVKRDVLDGIGVEEMIVIAFDEAFTQITAEQFIEEILIEKLGAERVSVGENFRFGARAQGTPEMLSGRSEFETRVVPLVEVDGEAVSSTRIRALVAAGDMHAARKCLVVPFMVEGTVVAGDQRGRELGFPTANVVPDDRLVSPGHGVYAAFANGIPAAVNIGVRPTFETGRGVLIESYLIDQDVDLYGQILRVAFVERLRGEKRFESADALVAQMKIDVDATRGVCASFQRP, encoded by the coding sequence ATCAAGGTCACCGCTCTGGCGGACGCGGAGCACCGTCCCCGCCACATCGCGATCGGGACCTTCGACGGCGTCCACGTCGGCCACCGGGCCGTGATCGAGGACGCCGACACCGTGCTGACCTTTGATCCGCACCCGCTCGAAGTGCTGCATCCGCCCGCGGCACCCAAGCTGCTGATGCCCTTCGGCGTCAAGCGTGACGTGCTCGACGGGATCGGCGTCGAGGAGATGATCGTGATCGCCTTCGATGAGGCCTTCACCCAGATCACGGCGGAGCAGTTCATCGAAGAGATCCTGATCGAGAAGCTCGGCGCCGAACGGGTCTCGGTGGGCGAGAACTTCCGGTTCGGCGCGCGAGCCCAGGGTACGCCCGAAATGCTGAGCGGCCGCTCCGAATTCGAGACCCGCGTGGTCCCGCTGGTCGAAGTCGACGGGGAGGCCGTCTCCTCGACCCGGATCCGCGCCCTGGTCGCCGCCGGTGACATGCACGCGGCCCGCAAGTGCCTCGTTGTGCCGTTCATGGTCGAAGGCACGGTTGTCGCCGGTGACCAGCGGGGGCGCGAACTCGGCTTCCCGACGGCGAACGTGGTCCCCGACGACCGCCTGGTCAGTCCCGGTCACGGCGTATACGCGGCTTTTGCCAACGGCATCCCGGCCGCCGTCAACATCGGCGTGCGCCCGACTTTCGAGACGGGGAGGGGCGTCCTGATCGAGTCCTACCTGATCGATCAGGACGTCGACCTCTACGGACAGATCCTCCGGGTCGCCTTCGTCGAGCGCCTGCGCGGGGAGAAAAGGTTCGAATCCGCCGACGCCCTGGTGGCGCAGATGAAGATCGACGTCGATGCCACGAGGGGCGTCTGTGCTAGCTTCCAGCGTCCGTGA